Proteins co-encoded in one Aethina tumida isolate Nest 87 chromosome 7, icAetTumi1.1, whole genome shotgun sequence genomic window:
- the LOC109597694 gene encoding tyrosine-protein phosphatase 10D, with translation MLNGPFKYFLIEIESCDSKIPNQYQTKKNTYSFIANLPHCKYKAVVYVVLENGIKSSGDKVNFTTPLGQPDEVRNLTYEIGDKSIINTDTYKVDYILRWDYTLSNRLDYKFLITINDCKNTTEKRTTNLNLPLNDLRPYCEHNIYVKVIINNNTSRGVKVVFTTPVPYPTNFDLKEQMEDIFVTWEYHDLLNYKQTNILKSYTRIEINGLYTEDEHYNPFNKIEKHITSPFKFKNFNSSYNYNFTLIVEVDNQQLVQSKYIRTQDGTPWGPNVQTTDNAIQWSENKVRKGKIQNYTYCIETVGPIEEDCDFIKKEPECETVNASVTRVSYVMKTFYKYKVSVSATTSKGTNTTIEKIRSNSTNQIDLPRNIEYCIQENQLSGNFTAPCRLYNYLKGYRVKLLNMEINKHSNIDLKNNKSFVKNLNSSSKYSAQITILTYSGQKETAAQEFITSPDIPVLNSTIPEPKVTEENVIEFKMRNDYFNPKVKILYYALLLYKKGEIPGASNRSLIPPRYCLPQYFSNWTTQWPEEATGKTITEKLWNPFKKDEVETIIKICPTRELQQKISNCIYEELNQIEYYIILRAFTEFAYGQSHQLHFKISSAKIDTGTIIGIVFGVLLMLVIGGAIIFYNIRDEKPLYKDLKNTNGMYSCTPNNFPMYWKRLQTTDEALKLQFTDLVAEAQRLGKSNQAALLPENKRLNRYANILPYDATRVVLPDGTYINASYIKGKSGQIEYIASQGPLEHTNKDFWNMVITEDVSIIVMVTQFYENKKEKCYEYFPTVNSTMLEDEITIQCTEEEFFDNYYLRNIELQKGDDVIKIRHFHFLSWPDFGVPKNTSCVIQLIKAVRRYHKYGKILVHCSAGVGRTGTFITLDINMGLIDENKDINVYKTVLDLRKQRVLMVQTYAQYEFIHNCLASYIMKEDESIL, from the exons ATGCTAAATGggccatttaaatattttttaattgaaatagaaTCATGTGATTCTAAAATACCCAACCAATatcaaacaaagaaaaatacatACAGTTTTATTGCAAATTTACCCCACTGTAAATATAAGGCAGTTGTATATGTAGTTTTAGAAAATGGCATAAAAAGTAGCGGTGACAAGGTTAACTTTACAACTCCCTTAGGAC aacccGATGAAGTAAGAAATTTAACTTATGAAATCGGTGATAAATCTATAATTAACACAGATACTTATAAGGTTGATTACATCTTAAGGTGGGACTATACATTGTCTAACAGAttagattataaatttctaattactataaatgattgtaaaaatacaacagaaaaaagaacaacaaacttaaatttacctttaaaCGACCTAAGACCGTATTgtgaacataatatttatgttaaagtaataataaataataatacaagtaGGGGCGTAAAAGTGGTATTCACTACCCCTGTTCCAT atccaacaaattttgatttgaaagAGCAGATGGAggatatttttgttacttgGGAGTaccatgatttattaaattataaacaaactaacatattaaaatcttacaCTAGAATTGAAATCAATGGTCTCTATACCGAGGATGAACATTATAATCCATTCAATAAGATAGAGAAACATATCACATctccttttaaatttaaaaattttaattcatcatataattataacttCACATTAATTGTGGAAGTGGATAACCAACAATTGGtacaatcaaaatatatcaGGACTCAGGACGGAA ctcCTTGGGGTCCTAATGTGCAAACAACGGATAATGCTATACAATGGTCGGAAAACAAAGTTAGAAAgggaaaaatacaaaattatacatactGCATTGAAACTGTGGGACCCATAGAGGAGGAttgtgattttataaaaaaagaaccCGAATGTGAAACTGTAAATGCGAGTGTTACCCGGGTTTCTTATgtaatgaaaacattttataaatataaagtttccgTTAGTGCCACTACGTCAAAAGGAACAAATACTACAATAGAGAAAATAAGAAGCAACTCTACTA ATCAGATAGATCTTCCAAGAAATATCGAATATTGTATTCAGGAAAACCAATTATCTGGTAATTTCACTGCTCCATGTAgactgtataattatttaaaagggtatagagttaaattattaaatatggaaaTCAATAAGCAtagtaatattgatttaaaaaataacaaatcgtTTGTCAAAAATCTTAACTCATCATCTAAATACTCTGCACAAATAACTATATTGACATACAGTGGTCAGAAAGAAACTGCTGCACAAGAATTTATTACATCTCCTGACA taCCCGTTTTAAACTCAACAATTCCGGAACCAAAAGTAACAGAGGAGAATGTGATCGAGTTCAAAATGCGGAATGATTATTTCAATCCTAAGgtcaaaatattgtattacgCCTTGTTGTTATACAAAAAAGGTGAAATCCCAGGTGCATCTAACAGAAGTTTAATACCTCCCAGATATTGTTTGCCACAATACTTCTCCAATTGGACCACTCAGTGGCCCGAGGAAGCAACAGGAAAAACAATTACAGAAAAATTGTGGAAtccttttaaaa aggATGAAGttgaaactattataaaaatttgcccCACGCGTGAACTACAACAGAAAATCAGTAACTGTATTTACGAAGAACTTAACCAAATTGAATACTACATTATCCTTCGTGCCTTCACTGAATTTGCTTATGGCCAATCTCAccagttacattttaaaattt caTCCGCCAAAATTGATACTGGCACTATAATTGGAATAGTCTTCGGAGTACTATTAATGTTGGTTATTGGAGGagccataatattttataacatcagAGACGAAAAACCGTTATACAA GGATTTGAAGAACACGAATGGCATGTACAGTTGTACGCCGAACAATTTCCCAATGTATTGGAAACGCTTACAGACCACCGATGAAGCGTTGAAACTACAATTCACTGACTTAGTTGCCGAGGCCCAACGTTTGGGAAAATCCAACCAAGCTGCCCTCTTACCGGAAAACAAAAGACTGAACAGATACGCAAATATACTACCct ATGATGCTACGAGAGTGGTTTTGCCCGATGGAACCTACATAAACGCCTCTTACATaaag GGTAAATCGGGccaaatagaatatatagcGTCCCAAGGCCCTTTGGAACATACTAATAAAGACTTCTGGAACATGGTGATAACGGAAGATGTATCAATTATTGTAATGGTCACTCAGTTctatgaaaacaaaaaa GAAAAATGTTACGAATACTTTCCGACTGTCAATTCCACGATGTTAGAAGACGAGATTACGATTCAGTGTACTGAGGAAGAATTCTTTGACAATTATTActtaagaaatattgaattacaG AAAGGAGAcgatgttataaaaataagacattttcattttttgagcTGGCCGGATTTTGGAGTTCCAAAGAACACCAGTTGTGTTATTCAGTTGATCAAAGCGGTCAGACGTTATCACAAGTATGGAAAAATTTTAGTACATTGCAG TGCTGGAGTTGGCAGAACGGGAACATTTATTACACTCGACATTAATATGGGTCTGATTGatgaaaataaagatatcaatgtttataaaacagttttagaTCTCAGAAAACAAAGAGTTTTAATGGTCCAGACATAT GCACAATATGAGTTCATACACAACTGCCTTGCTAGTTATATTATGAAAGAAGATGAgagtattttgtaa
- the LOC109597704 gene encoding prismalin-14-like, with product MEKCPASVRRCVCFDIDNMKFLLLVFFALIVLTQAEQEQQEDVVEVKKPVKRGIGLGYGYGYGYGGYGGYGHYYPSYSYYPVIKSYYGGYGGYGGYGGYGHGLGYGYPYGDWWW from the exons ATGGAAAAATGTCCGGCATCAGTGCGTCGCTGTGTGTGCTTCGACATCGACAATATGAAATTCTTG TTGTTAGTTTTCTTTGCCCTCATCGTTCTGACTCAAGCAGAACAAGAACAACAGGAAGACGTTGTTGAAGTGAAGAAACCGGTAAAAAGAGGTATTGGATTGGGTTATGGATATGGATACGGCTACGGCGGATATGGAGGATATGGCCATTATTATCCCTCATATTCCTATTATCCAGTTATCAAATCATACTACGGAGGCTATGGAGGCTATGgag GATATGGCGGATATGGACATGGATTAGGATATGGATACCCATATGGTGACTGGTGGTGGTAA